GTCCCACCGATCTTCAGCCCCCGGATCAGGTAGGTGAAAGTGGCATTCCTCTCCAGGTCTTCGATTATAGAAAATGCCTCTTCTGCTCTCTTTGCCGCAAGGAACTCATCCGCGGGAACTGTGCGCGAGAGCGTGATGGTTTCAAGGAACGGGAGGATGAGGGCAAGGTCTGCCGCGTGCCGGGGGCCACGGTACACGGGCACACCAGTCTCTCTCTCGACCTGCGCAAACGACGCGGTGCACATGCCGGATACGATCGCCATATCATACCTCCCCTTTCCGATAAGGCTGTGGAGATGGTGCGGGGTGAGAAACGATGCGATCTCACCGGTTACAACCACATCTGCACCAAATCCCCGTGCGGCGTTGCGGACAATCGTCTCCGTCGCGGCACCCGTTGGCAGGAGGATGCGCATAAGTTCCCTTAATATCCGAAAGGTAAAAAAGATATGATCTGATGCTAACCTGCGATCTCCACGTGCACACGAACTTCTCCAAAGACGGTGAGAGTAGCGTGGAAGAGATACTGCGGCGTGCGGAGGAGGTCGGGCTCGATGCGATCGCGATCACCGACCATGACACCATTGACGGGGCTAAGAGAGCGCTTGCCTGTTCGTCGCCGGTTCTTGTGATCCCGGGAATTGAAGTCTCCACTAGGCAGGGGCACCTGATCGTCCTGGGGGTTACCGAGATGATCCCTGCCGGGCTCGATGTAGGGGAAACGATAGCAATCGCCCGCCGGCTTGGTGCAGTACTCATACTCCCGCACCCCTACCACATATGGCGCCACGGTGTAGCCCGGAAACGCAAGGCGGGAATGCTGAT
Above is a genomic segment from Methanoregula sp. containing:
- a CDS encoding PHP domain-containing protein; its protein translation is MLTCDLHVHTNFSKDGESSVEEILRRAEEVGLDAIAITDHDTIDGAKRALACSSPVLVIPGIEVSTRQGHLIVLGVTEMIPAGLDVGETIAIARRLGAVLILPHPYHIWRHGVARKRKAGMLIVDAVESFNSRYIVGSANRKAARIARRLGKPCVGGSDAHNARFVGFGRTFVDAELTVPAILQAIRDGNVSSGGRKTPLRTYTRQSLRNTWRKIARFTRRVRLK